In Eschrichtius robustus isolate mEscRob2 chromosome 11, mEscRob2.pri, whole genome shotgun sequence, the following proteins share a genomic window:
- the LOC137771767 gene encoding LOW QUALITY PROTEIN: olfactory receptor 5B12-like (The sequence of the model RefSeq protein was modified relative to this genomic sequence to represent the inferred CDS: inserted 1 base in 1 codon) yields the protein MAFMENSTEVHEFRLLGLIDIPALQVPLFIIFTLIYLITLIGNLGMITWILLDSRLHTPMYFFLSNLSLVDCVYSSTVTPKVMAGFFTGDKVISYGGCVVQMFFFVXFASVDCFLLAVMAHDQHAAVCKPLHYTTTVTTSVCAQRAIGCYVWGFAQSAIHTGFTFCLSFCHSNMVHHVFCDIPPILALSCSDIYINEIVLFTLAAFNVFFALIVTLTSYLFIFIAILRMHSADGRKKAFSTCTSHLTAVSIFYGTVIFMYLQPSSSHSMGNDQMASVEPYSLRNKEVNNAFRRAIEKMKILFST from the exons ATGGCATTCATGGAGAACAGCACTGAAGTGCATGAGTTTAGACTCTTGGGACTAATTGATATCCCAGCACTGCAAGTCCCCCTCTTCATAATATTCACTCTCATATATCTCATCACTCTCATTGGAAATCTTGGGATGATCACGTGGATTCTGTTGGACTCTCGTCTCCACACTCCCATGTATTTTTTCCTCAGTAACCTCTCTCTGGTGGATTGTGTTTACTCCTCAACTGTTACTCCCAAGGTGATGGCTGGGTTTTTCACAGGAGATAAAGTCATCTCCTATGGGGGATGTGTTGTTCAGATGTTCTTCTTTG GCTTTGCCAGTGTAGACTGTTTTCTACTAGCAGTCATGGCTCATGATCAGCATGCAGCGGTGTGTAAGCCCTTGCATTACACCACCACTGTGACCACCAGTGTATGTGCTCAAAGGGCCATAGGCTGCTATGTCTGGGGCTTTGCTCAATCTGCCATCCACACTGGATTCACCTTCTGCCTCTCCTTCTGCCATTCCAATATGGTCCATCACGTCTTCTGTGATATTCCCCCAATCCTGGCCCTTTCCTGCTCTGATATCTACATAAATGAGATTGTGCTCTTTACCTTAGCAgctttcaatgtcttttttgccCTTATAGTTACCTTGACTTCCTATCTGTTCATATTCATTGCCATCCTGAGAATGCACTCAGCAGACGGAAGGAAGAAAGCCTTTTCCACCTGCACCTCTCACCTCACTGCTGTCTCCATATTCTATGGAACTGTCATCTTCATGTACTTACAACCCAGTTCTAGTCATTCTATGGGCAATGACCAAATGGCATCTGTGGAACCCTATAGTCTAAGGAATAAAGAGGTTAATAATGCTTTCAGGAGAGCCATTGAGAAGATGAAGATTCTGTTCAGCACATAG